The Hypanus sabinus isolate sHypSab1 chromosome 3, sHypSab1.hap1, whole genome shotgun sequence genome contains a region encoding:
- the atoh8 gene encoding transcription factor atoh8 → MRTSENLDVTEWNKLCVKRIGTIKRLKRKNRDVLRHVEMEKVHRAEPDPLIARLAEGTGCYNGTAGDNGSTVTCKDPRADVVDLRRIAAVPSVPAGGGVGRGREDESPSPQSPAPGRGMLTRAPQSQVCAFEPLALTETPSLQPRIVLCQHSPGGSCTSVPHANYNPSPRKRPGETSNTSTEIKAIQQTRRLLANARERTRVHTISAAFEALRKQVPCYSYGQKLSKLAILRIACNYILSLARLADLDYSSDHSNMSFSECVEQCTKTLQAEGRSKKRKE, encoded by the exons ATGAGGACTTCGGAAAACCTAGATGTGACTGAGTGGAATAAATTGTGTGTCAAACGGATCGGTACAATAAAGAGGTTGAAACGGAAAAACCGCGATGTCCTGAGGCACGTCGAAATGGAGAAAGTTCACCGGGCTGAGCCGGATCCTTTGATCGCCCGGTTGGCGGAGGGCACCGGCTGCTACAACGGGACGGCCGGGGACAACGGCTCCACGGTCACTTGCAAAGACCCGCGGGCTGATGTAGTGGATTTGCGCAGGATTGCGGCCGTGCCGAGCGTGCCGGCTGGAGGAGGagtagggaggggaagggaggatgaaTCTCCCAGCCCGCAATCTCCCGCTCCAGGTAGGGGCATGCTGACTCGGGCACCCCAGTCCCAAGTGTGCGCCTTTGAGCCGCTGGCGTTGACGGAGACGCCGAGCCTCCAACCCCGGATTGTGCTCTGCCAGCACTCCCCGGGAGGTTCCTGCACATCGGTTCCGCACGCCAACTACAACCCATCGCCCAGGAAACGGCCAGGGGAGACTTCCAACACCTCTACCGAGATCAAAGCCATTCAACAGACCAGGAGGCTACTGGCGAACGCAAGGGAGAGGACCAGGGTCCACACCATCAGCGCGGCTTTCGAAGCCCTTAGGAAACAG GTTCCTTGCTATTCCTATGGACAGAAGCTGTCGAAGTTGGCGATCCTAAGGATAGCGTGTAATTACATCCTGTCCCTGGCCAGGCTGGCTGACCTCGACTACAGCTCGGATCACAGCAACATGAGCTTCTCCGAGTGTGTGGAGCAATGCACCAAGACATTGCAGGCAGAAGGAAGATCAAAAAAGAGGAAG